A genomic stretch from Bordetella sp. N includes:
- a CDS encoding ABC transporter ATP-binding protein: MMPQEKSPLLTVENLHVSYDGLALPALDRVSLYVNPGEIVAVVGESGSGKSTLAAALTGLLPATASRHGGAIRFEDRDLAGANERTWVALRGGRIGFVPQDPGLSLDPIQRIGVQLREALTAHGVPRRHAAAQVPRLLAEVGLNNTDHIARSFPHELSGGMRQRVLIAIAIANEPALIVADEPTSALDVTVQRQVLDHLEGLARRKNIAVLLITHDLGVALDRADRIVVMQQGRVVETGTTAALFEQPRHDYTRALLAAAPLLASHARGALARTPDARAANVIDLQARREPPARFGASAAAHGRVAGVDAAPRQGPLLTLQGLSKVFGSGLKAVDDVSFDVPRHGTTGVVGESGSGKSTTARIALCLERPSAGRVLFDGQDVTHLSRGALRDFRRRVQVVYQNPYASLDPRYTLARIITEPLEAFGVGDGASRRRRAAQLLEQVELSPALLDRKPAQLSGGQRQRVAIARALAIGPELLVLDEAVSALDVSVQARILDLLARLQSELGVSYLFISHDLAVVRQISDHVVVLRAGAVVEQGPAQQVFDHPRHAYTQALLADSPGQRSRVRQGGLHLAA, translated from the coding sequence ATGATGCCGCAAGAAAAGTCCCCGCTATTGACGGTCGAGAACCTGCACGTATCCTACGACGGCCTGGCCTTGCCCGCGCTCGACCGGGTCAGCCTTTACGTCAACCCCGGCGAGATCGTCGCCGTGGTGGGCGAGTCCGGTTCCGGCAAGTCCACGCTGGCGGCGGCCCTGACCGGCCTGCTGCCGGCCACGGCCAGCCGCCACGGTGGCGCCATCCGCTTCGAGGACCGCGACCTTGCCGGCGCCAACGAGCGTACCTGGGTGGCGCTGCGCGGCGGCCGCATCGGCTTCGTGCCGCAGGACCCCGGCTTGTCGCTGGATCCCATCCAGCGGATCGGCGTGCAATTGCGCGAAGCCCTTACCGCGCATGGCGTTCCCCGCCGGCACGCGGCGGCGCAGGTGCCCAGGCTCCTGGCCGAGGTGGGCCTGAACAACACCGATCACATCGCGCGCAGCTTTCCCCATGAGCTTTCCGGCGGCATGCGCCAGCGCGTGCTGATCGCCATCGCGATCGCCAATGAACCGGCCTTGATCGTGGCGGACGAGCCGACCAGCGCGCTGGACGTCACGGTGCAGCGCCAGGTGCTGGACCACCTGGAAGGACTGGCCCGGCGCAAAAACATCGCCGTGCTGCTGATCACGCATGACCTGGGCGTGGCACTGGACCGCGCCGACCGCATCGTGGTCATGCAGCAAGGCCGCGTGGTCGAGACCGGCACCACCGCGGCTCTGTTTGAACAGCCACGCCACGACTACACGCGCGCGCTCCTGGCGGCCGCGCCCCTGCTCGCCAGCCACGCCCGCGGCGCGCTTGCCCGGACACCGGACGCGCGGGCCGCCAACGTCATCGACCTGCAGGCCAGGAGAGAGCCGCCCGCACGCTTTGGCGCAAGCGCCGCGGCGCACGGGCGCGTTGCGGGCGTGGACGCCGCGCCCAGGCAAGGGCCGCTGCTCACCCTCCAAGGGCTGAGCAAGGTATTCGGCTCCGGCCTGAAAGCCGTCGACGATGTGTCATTCGACGTGCCGCGCCACGGTACGACAGGGGTGGTCGGCGAGTCCGGCTCCGGCAAGTCCACCACCGCGCGCATCGCCTTATGCCTGGAACGGCCCAGCGCCGGCCGCGTCCTGTTCGACGGCCAGGACGTCACGCACCTCTCCCGCGGCGCCCTGCGCGATTTTCGCCGCCGGGTCCAGGTCGTCTATCAGAACCCCTACGCGTCGCTCGACCCCCGCTACACGCTGGCGCGCATCATCACCGAACCGCTGGAAGCCTTCGGGGTCGGCGATGGCGCCAGCCGGCGCCGGCGCGCCGCGCAGTTGCTGGAACAGGTGGAATTGTCGCCCGCTCTGCTGGACCGCAAGCCGGCCCAGCTGTCCGGTGGCCAACGTCAACGCGTCGCGATCGCCCGCGCCCTGGCCATCGGCCCGGAACTGCTGGTCCTGGACGAAGCAGTGTCGGCCTTGGACGTGTCCGTGCAGGCGCGCATCCTGGATCTGCTGGCACGCTTGCAAAGCGAACTGGGCGTGAGCTACCTGTTCATTTCGCACGACCTTGCCGTGGTGCGCCAGATCTCCGACCACGTGGTGGTACTGCGCGCGGGCGCCGTGGTCGAGCAGGGACCGGCGCAGCAGGTTTTCGATCACCCCCGCCATGCCTATACCCAGGCGCTGCTGGCCGACAGCCCCGGACAGCGCAGCCGTGTCCGGCAAGGCGGCTTGCATCTCGCGGCGTGA
- a CDS encoding ABC transporter permease, with translation MTDPACALNYPDTPDTAGRQPAAWRLTRTLLRRPALLASLLVLTLVIGWALWPALFTHADPLRGVPRDALQAPSAAHWFGTDHLGRDIYARTVHGTSTSLRATGLAVLIALASGGAIGLLAGFLGGRVDTLLMRVTDVLMAIPTLLLSMAIVTVLGFGTVNIAIAVGLSYIATFSRLMRGEVMRWRGAVFVEAAVAGGVRTGTILLRHVLPHAAGPVLALAALEFGSAVLAVASLSFLGFGAPPPQPEWGLLISEGRNYMAAAWWYTTMPGAVVALVVLAANQVARAVQEQGAA, from the coding sequence ATGACAGACCCCGCCTGCGCGCTGAACTACCCGGACACGCCGGATACAGCCGGCCGCCAGCCCGCTGCCTGGCGCCTGACCCGCACATTGCTCCGCCGACCGGCGCTGCTGGCCAGCTTGCTCGTCCTGACACTCGTCATCGGCTGGGCGCTGTGGCCTGCCTTGTTCACCCACGCGGATCCCCTGCGCGGCGTGCCACGCGACGCGTTGCAGGCCCCCTCGGCGGCGCATTGGTTCGGCACCGACCACCTGGGCCGCGACATCTACGCGCGCACGGTCCACGGCACGTCGACATCCTTGCGCGCGACCGGCCTGGCGGTGCTCATCGCCCTGGCCAGCGGCGGGGCGATCGGATTGCTCGCGGGTTTCCTCGGCGGCCGGGTCGACACCCTGTTGATGCGCGTTACCGACGTGCTGATGGCCATCCCCACCTTGCTGCTGTCCATGGCCATCGTCACGGTGCTGGGTTTCGGCACCGTCAACATCGCCATCGCGGTCGGCCTGTCCTACATCGCCACGTTCAGCCGCCTGATGCGCGGCGAGGTCATGCGCTGGCGCGGCGCGGTCTTCGTCGAAGCCGCCGTGGCCGGCGGCGTGCGTACCGGCACCATCCTGCTGCGCCATGTACTGCCGCACGCGGCGGGTCCCGTACTGGCCCTGGCCGCGCTCGAATTCGGTTCCGCAGTGCTGGCCGTCGCTTCCTTGAGTTTCCTGGGATTCGGCGCGCCGCCGCCGCAACCCGAGTGGGGCCTGCTCATTTCGGAAGGCCGCAACTACATGGCCGCCGCATGGTGGTACACGACCATGCCCGGCGCCGTGGTGGCGCTGGTGGTGCTCGCCGCCAACCAGGTGGCGCGCGCCGTGCAGGAACAGGGAGCCGCATGA
- a CDS encoding LLM class flavin-dependent oxidoreductase encodes MTQTSSFHIGLGLNGTAHEGQAAHPVLHWERAILEADAAGVDFVTLDDRAGRASGPGQTPLDAVLLAARVAPLTRRIGILPSVVVPLNEPFHVSTALATLDYVSGGRAGLIALVPNTGHAAAVARLAGADLKGFPAPRADALYADADDALQAIRLLWDSWEDGAIIRDADSGRYIDRDKLHYIDFKGAAWSIKGPSIVPRPPQGQPPVAVSVRDEHGLAWAARHADIAFIPVAGDSSAQASLRARLTVAREHAGAGLAPLRHYADLVFSLDPLVEDDGWEQDADGAYYVGTPDTLAARIVDFKARGYDGVRVHPRHLARDLAAIDHAVLPRLRDAGLLPENGNAPGVSLRQRLGLAPALNRYQAIPAPTDTSSRHA; translated from the coding sequence ATGACGCAGACTTCCTCTTTTCATATCGGCCTGGGCTTGAACGGGACCGCGCACGAAGGCCAGGCCGCGCATCCCGTGCTCCATTGGGAAAGGGCCATCCTGGAGGCCGATGCCGCTGGCGTCGACTTCGTCACCTTGGACGACCGCGCCGGTCGCGCCAGCGGACCCGGGCAGACGCCGCTGGATGCCGTGCTGCTCGCGGCGCGGGTCGCTCCCCTGACTCGCCGAATCGGCATCCTGCCAAGCGTGGTGGTGCCCCTGAACGAGCCATTCCATGTTTCCACGGCGCTTGCCACCCTGGACTACGTCAGCGGCGGGCGCGCGGGCCTGATCGCCCTGGTCCCGAACACTGGCCATGCAGCGGCGGTGGCGCGATTGGCCGGCGCGGACCTGAAGGGCTTTCCGGCGCCGCGCGCGGATGCGCTCTATGCCGATGCGGACGACGCCTTGCAGGCCATCCGGCTGCTGTGGGACAGCTGGGAAGACGGCGCCATCATCCGCGATGCGGACAGCGGTCGCTATATCGACCGCGACAAGCTGCACTACATCGACTTCAAGGGCGCGGCCTGGTCGATCAAGGGCCCGTCCATCGTGCCGCGGCCGCCGCAAGGCCAGCCGCCGGTGGCCGTTTCCGTGCGTGACGAGCACGGCCTGGCCTGGGCCGCCCGCCATGCCGATATCGCCTTCATACCGGTGGCCGGCGACAGCAGCGCGCAAGCGTCCTTGCGCGCGCGCCTGACCGTGGCGCGGGAGCACGCGGGCGCCGGACTGGCGCCGCTGCGCCATTATGCCGATCTGGTGTTCTCGCTCGACCCGCTCGTGGAGGATGACGGCTGGGAACAGGATGCGGATGGCGCCTATTACGTGGGCACGCCCGACACCCTGGCCGCGCGCATCGTCGACTTCAAGGCCCGTGGCTATGACGGCGTGCGCGTGCATCCGCGTCACCTTGCGCGCGACCTGGCCGCCATCGACCACGCCGTGCTGCCACGGCTGCGCGATGCCGGCCTGCTGCCCGAAAACGGCAATGCGCCCGGCGTTTCCCTGCGCCAGCGGCTGGGCCTGGCGCCAGCCTTGAACCGGTACCAGGCAATTCCGGCCCCCACGGACACAAGCAGCCGCCACGCATGA
- a CDS encoding ABC transporter substrate-binding protein — MTNRYGSTGGQAGLSRSGVSRRALLRAAGMIGAVAPLGMLGSRVLAADATPRTIRIAWSQTAVCQSPVSVALERGFFEQYGLKVERINFSGSTDQLLEAIATGHADGGIGMALRWLKPLEQGFDVKLAVGTHGGCMRLLTPAESSIQDIKDLKGKRVAVSDQASPVKNYFAIRVAQLGIDPDSVEWKQYPQDLFAEVLRKGEVDAIAGDDPQLFVYKEDNHLRQVATNLDGAYADRTCCVLGLRGDLVRKDPETASAAARAVIAAQKWTAANPDETARIFAPYIPQKVPAERVASILRSHTHGHASTGAALRAEIVGYAEDLKGIKVLSPGLDVQKYAKVVVPDVIG, encoded by the coding sequence ATGACGAATCGGTATGGATCGACTGGCGGACAGGCTGGGCTGTCCCGTTCCGGCGTATCGCGGCGCGCCTTGTTGCGCGCGGCTGGCATGATAGGCGCCGTCGCGCCCCTGGGCATGCTGGGCTCGCGCGTGCTGGCCGCCGATGCCACCCCGCGCACCATCCGCATCGCCTGGAGCCAGACCGCGGTGTGCCAGTCGCCGGTGTCGGTGGCGCTGGAGCGCGGCTTCTTCGAACAGTATGGCCTGAAGGTCGAGCGCATCAACTTCAGCGGCAGTACGGACCAGTTGCTGGAAGCCATCGCCACCGGCCACGCCGACGGCGGCATCGGCATGGCGCTGCGCTGGCTCAAGCCGCTGGAGCAGGGCTTCGACGTCAAGCTGGCCGTGGGCACGCACGGTGGCTGCATGCGCTTGCTGACCCCGGCGGAGTCGTCCATCCAGGACATTAAGGATCTCAAGGGCAAGCGTGTGGCGGTGTCCGACCAGGCCAGCCCGGTCAAGAATTACTTTGCGATTCGCGTCGCGCAGTTGGGCATCGATCCCGATAGCGTGGAGTGGAAGCAGTATCCGCAGGACCTGTTCGCCGAAGTGTTGCGCAAGGGCGAGGTCGACGCGATCGCGGGCGACGATCCGCAGCTGTTCGTCTACAAGGAAGACAACCATCTGCGTCAGGTGGCCACCAATCTGGACGGCGCCTACGCGGACCGCACCTGCTGCGTGCTGGGCCTGCGCGGCGATCTGGTGCGCAAGGATCCGGAAACCGCGTCGGCCGCGGCCCGCGCGGTGATCGCCGCGCAGAAGTGGACGGCGGCCAACCCCGACGAGACGGCACGTATCTTTGCGCCTTATATCCCGCAGAAAGTGCCCGCCGAACGTGTGGCCTCCATCCTGCGCTCGCACACGCACGGCCACGCGTCCACGGGCGCGGCGCTGCGCGCCGAGATCGTCGGCTATGCCGAGGACCTGAAGGGCATCAAGGTGCTCAGCCCCGGCCTGGATGTGCAGAAGTACGCCAAAGTGGTGGTGCCCGATGTCATCGGCTGA
- a CDS encoding LLM class flavin-dependent oxidoreductase yields the protein MTRKQIILGAHFPGVNNMTVWSDPRAGSQIEFEAFRRFAQAAERGKLDFLFLAEGLRLREQRGRLHDLDVVGRPNTLVILAALAAVTSRIGLAGTLNATYNEPYNLARQLATLDHVSAGRSAWNVVTSPGAFTGENFRRGGYLPFEQRYERAREFVTLARQLWDGGRHDFDYQGPQFDVRGRYDVPAPPQGHPVIFQAGDSSAGREFAAGTADAIFTRHGALAEGQAFYADVKGRLLRYGRAPGELKILPGVGVVLGDTAEEAAARYAEVRRQQVSPQTAIVLLEQVWNRDLSGYDPDGPLPDIEPDLEGSIVARGRTRQHDDNAATAGRWRELAERDGLSIRELIIRVTGRQQFVGTPAHVADEIDRYVQGDACDGFIIAPHLLPAGIEEFVSRVVPLLQEKGVFRREYRGQTLREHLGLPPAQRHFQPQAEAVTH from the coding sequence ATGACGCGCAAGCAAATCATCCTCGGCGCGCACTTCCCCGGCGTCAACAACATGACGGTCTGGAGCGATCCGCGCGCGGGCAGCCAGATCGAGTTCGAGGCCTTCAGACGCTTCGCGCAAGCCGCCGAGCGGGGCAAGCTCGATTTCCTGTTCCTGGCCGAAGGCTTGCGCCTGCGCGAACAGCGAGGCCGGCTGCATGACCTGGATGTGGTCGGACGGCCCAATACACTCGTGATCCTTGCCGCGCTGGCCGCGGTGACCTCGCGCATCGGGCTGGCCGGCACTTTGAATGCCACCTACAACGAGCCTTACAACCTGGCGCGCCAGCTGGCGACTTTGGACCATGTATCGGCGGGCCGCTCGGCCTGGAACGTGGTGACCTCGCCGGGTGCGTTCACGGGGGAAAACTTTCGCCGCGGCGGCTACCTGCCCTTCGAGCAGCGCTACGAGCGCGCGCGGGAATTCGTCACGCTGGCCCGCCAGCTGTGGGACGGCGGGCGGCACGACTTCGACTACCAGGGGCCGCAGTTCGATGTGCGCGGTCGTTACGACGTGCCGGCGCCGCCGCAGGGGCATCCCGTGATTTTTCAGGCCGGTGATTCCAGCGCGGGCAGGGAGTTCGCCGCCGGCACCGCCGACGCCATCTTTACCCGCCACGGGGCGCTGGCCGAAGGGCAGGCCTTCTATGCCGACGTCAAGGGACGCCTGTTGCGTTATGGACGTGCCCCGGGGGAACTGAAGATCCTCCCGGGCGTGGGGGTGGTGCTCGGGGATACGGCGGAGGAAGCTGCCGCTCGATACGCCGAGGTGCGGCGCCAGCAGGTCAGCCCGCAGACGGCCATCGTCCTGCTTGAGCAGGTTTGGAATCGCGACCTGTCGGGCTATGACCCGGACGGACCGCTGCCGGACATCGAGCCGGACCTCGAGGGCAGCATCGTCGCGCGTGGCCGCACCCGGCAGCATGACGACAATGCGGCCACGGCGGGGCGCTGGCGTGAATTGGCGGAGCGGGACGGGTTGAGTATTCGCGAGCTGATCATCCGGGTCACGGGGCGCCAGCAGTTCGTCGGCACTCCGGCGCATGTGGCTGATGAGATCGACCGTTATGTGCAGGGGGATGCCTGCGATGGCTTCATCATCGCGCCGCATCTGCTGCCCGCGGGGATCGAGGAGTTCGTCTCCCGCGTGGTGCCGCTGCTACAGGAGAAAGGCGTGTTCCGCCGGGAGTATCGCGGGCAGACCTTGAGGGAGCATCTGGGGCTGCCGCCGGCACAGAGGCATTTTCAGCCTCAGGCTGAAGCGGTGACGCATTGA
- a CDS encoding ABC transporter permease codes for MTRPATAYGYLAARLAQAVFVLWAAYTLSFVILYILPSDPISIMLNQGDGLADPAQVAALRAAYHLDQPLPVQYAIALGHALTLDLGNSIQTGQSVAGMLAQAAPATAALALCALVAALVLGVLLALAASNTQTPRLRQLLHSLPSLGVCLPTFWIGLLLLQWLSFGVPLFPAMGNEGWRSLVLPAATLAVPTAATVAQVLLRSLEGVWRQPFIHALRAKGLTRVRLLLGHVLPNAAIPLLTMAGLIMGNLLAGSVVTETVFSREGIGRLAQSAVAVKDIPVVQGVVVLAATVFVLVNLAVDLAYPLLDARITRQRGRALA; via the coding sequence ATGACACGGCCCGCCACCGCCTACGGTTATCTGGCCGCGCGTCTGGCCCAGGCGGTGTTCGTGCTGTGGGCCGCCTATACGCTGTCCTTTGTCATTCTCTACATCCTGCCCAGCGACCCCATCAGCATCATGCTGAACCAGGGCGACGGCCTGGCCGACCCGGCGCAAGTGGCGGCGTTGCGCGCCGCCTACCACCTGGACCAGCCCCTGCCCGTGCAATACGCGATCGCCCTGGGCCATGCGCTCACGCTGGATCTGGGCAACTCGATTCAGACAGGCCAGTCCGTCGCCGGCATGCTGGCCCAGGCGGCGCCCGCCACGGCGGCGCTGGCGCTATGCGCGCTGGTGGCGGCACTGGTGCTGGGCGTATTGCTGGCGCTGGCCGCCAGCAATACCCAGACGCCGCGCTTGCGACAGCTGCTGCACTCCCTGCCTTCGCTGGGCGTGTGTCTGCCCACCTTCTGGATCGGGTTGCTGCTGCTGCAATGGCTGTCCTTCGGCGTGCCGCTGTTTCCCGCGATGGGCAACGAGGGTTGGCGGTCGCTGGTGCTGCCCGCGGCCACCCTGGCCGTGCCCACCGCGGCCACCGTCGCGCAGGTGCTGCTGCGCTCGCTGGAAGGCGTCTGGCGCCAGCCCTTCATCCACGCCCTGCGCGCCAAAGGCCTGACGCGCGTGCGGCTGCTGCTGGGGCACGTGTTGCCGAACGCTGCCATTCCGCTGCTGACCATGGCCGGGCTCATCATGGGTAATCTGCTGGCCGGATCGGTGGTCACCGAAACCGTTTTCTCGCGGGAAGGCATAGGTCGCCTGGCCCAGAGCGCGGTGGCGGTCAAGGACATCCCGGTGGTGCAAGGCGTCGTGGTGCTGGCCGCAACGGTGTTCGTGCTGGTCAACCTGGCGGTCGATCTGGCCTACCCCTTGCTCGATGCACGCATCACACGCCAACGCGGACGGGCGCTGGCATGA
- a CDS encoding ABC transporter permease, translating to MSSADTALGVGAAAASSQRPARLWLTGLGAGLLWAAVGVLTLSWPNQEVGFKEWGYTREFGLAAVSVAVLLGLLAVSGAAYRPWPLVRRVQRAGPWLVLLAVLVGIWEVVTAKLALLPSPFFAPPQSLIEIYVGDWKRLLDSLVNSLWLLANGYVLGAISGFVTGVAIGWSRGLGYWVHPVLRFLGPVPSTALLPMAFFFFPSSWAAAVFLIALATWFPVTVLTWSGVASVNRAFYDVARTLGADARFLIFRVAIPGALPHVFVGLFMGLGASFSVLVAAEMMGVKSGLGFYLSWAQGWASYANMYGALIVMALTFSGLITLLFAVRDRLLAWQKGVVKW from the coding sequence ATGTCATCGGCTGATACCGCCCTGGGTGTCGGCGCGGCTGCGGCGTCCAGCCAACGGCCCGCGCGCCTGTGGCTGACCGGGCTGGGCGCCGGCTTGCTTTGGGCCGCCGTGGGCGTGCTGACCCTGTCTTGGCCCAATCAGGAGGTCGGCTTCAAGGAGTGGGGCTATACGCGCGAGTTCGGCCTGGCCGCCGTGAGCGTGGCCGTGCTGCTGGGCCTGCTCGCGGTCAGCGGCGCGGCGTACCGGCCCTGGCCGCTCGTCCGCAGGGTGCAGCGCGCCGGCCCCTGGCTGGTGCTGCTGGCCGTCCTGGTCGGCATCTGGGAGGTGGTCACGGCCAAGCTGGCCTTGCTGCCCAGCCCGTTCTTCGCGCCGCCGCAGTCCTTGATCGAGATCTACGTCGGCGACTGGAAGCGCCTGCTCGACAGCCTGGTGAATTCATTGTGGTTGCTGGCGAATGGCTATGTGCTGGGCGCCATCAGCGGTTTCGTCACCGGCGTGGCGATAGGGTGGTCACGGGGGCTGGGTTACTGGGTGCATCCCGTGCTGCGCTTCCTGGGCCCGGTGCCGTCGACGGCGCTGCTGCCCATGGCATTTTTCTTCTTCCCGTCGAGCTGGGCCGCGGCGGTGTTCCTGATCGCCTTGGCGACCTGGTTTCCCGTGACGGTGTTGACCTGGTCCGGGGTGGCCAGCGTCAATCGGGCGTTCTACGACGTGGCGCGCACCTTGGGCGCCGATGCGCGGTTCCTGATTTTTCGTGTGGCGATACCCGGCGCGCTGCCGCATGTGTTCGTGGGGCTGTTCATGGGACTGGGAGCGTCATTCTCGGTGCTGGTGGCCGCGGAGATGATGGGTGTCAAGTCCGGACTGGGCTTCTATCTTTCGTGGGCGCAGGGCTGGGCTTCCTACGCCAATATGTACGGTGCGCTGATCGTCATGGCGCTGACGTTCTCGGGTTTGATCACCTTGCTGTTCGCGGTGCGCGACCGCTTGCTGGCGTGGCAGAAGGGAGTCGTGAAATGGTAG
- a CDS encoding cytochrome c: protein MGLTILLSLLLILLGGSVVAAWLDLPVPRLPVPQVPWPFSWRYDADLPVSPYVWRKLAVAVAMVALAGLLLLGGWWRRRLRWPAWAAAVVLLLCASWPRPALYLTPAVQTSFDRSTLPYTPLSLLQGKLAYQAQCAACHGVAADGQGPLASTQARWPSALGQPLFQNRLEGEIYWRILHHPGEAGSVQALPPEEAWRVIDYLRASAYGESGGSGMPAVPAPEIALSCRGRGHIMLSALRGQPVRIVAHGPSTAADERDDPRVVTVVLTRGGAVKAKSTVDTGSTVEEKSAVDAESAVVPECVSIDAAAWEAYSLLAGATPDTLPGAQFLVDRQGWLRARHAGGSAPAWTSGDDVCGPSGRLHVAVAVQGLDQILKAMDASPIGLDRYRKG, encoded by the coding sequence ATGGGTTTGACGATTCTGCTGTCGCTGCTGCTGATCCTGCTCGGGGGCAGTGTTGTGGCGGCGTGGCTGGACTTGCCGGTGCCGCGGCTGCCTGTGCCGCAAGTGCCATGGCCATTTTCCTGGCGTTATGACGCTGATTTGCCGGTCAGTCCTTATGTGTGGCGCAAGCTTGCCGTGGCGGTTGCAATGGTCGCCCTGGCTGGGCTGTTGCTGCTTGGCGGCTGGTGGCGTCGACGGCTCCGGTGGCCCGCGTGGGCTGCGGCGGTTGTGTTGCTGCTCTGTGCCTCCTGGCCGCGGCCGGCGCTTTATCTGACGCCGGCGGTGCAGACGTCATTCGACCGGTCGACCTTGCCCTATACGCCGTTGAGCCTCTTGCAAGGCAAGCTTGCCTACCAGGCGCAGTGCGCGGCCTGCCACGGCGTGGCTGCCGACGGACAAGGACCGCTGGCGTCCACGCAGGCGCGCTGGCCCAGCGCCTTGGGGCAGCCCTTGTTCCAGAATCGCCTGGAAGGCGAAATCTACTGGCGGATACTGCATCACCCGGGTGAGGCAGGAAGCGTGCAGGCCTTGCCGCCTGAAGAGGCCTGGCGCGTGATCGATTACTTGCGGGCGTCGGCGTACGGGGAGAGCGGAGGCTCGGGCATGCCGGCGGTCCCGGCGCCGGAGATCGCCTTGTCCTGCCGCGGACGCGGGCACATCATGTTGTCGGCCTTGCGAGGCCAGCCCGTGCGCATCGTCGCGCACGGGCCATCCACCGCGGCCGATGAGCGCGACGATCCGCGCGTGGTGACCGTAGTCCTGACGCGGGGCGGGGCGGTCAAAGCAAAATCAACGGTGGATACGGGGTCCACGGTCGAAGAAAAATCTGCGGTGGACGCAGAGTCGGCGGTCGTTCCAGAATGCGTCAGTATCGATGCTGCCGCATGGGAGGCATATTCTCTGCTGGCCGGCGCCACACCCGACACCTTGCCCGGCGCGCAATTCCTGGTCGACCGGCAGGGCTGGCTACGCGCCCGCCATGCCGGCGGCAGCGCACCCGCATGGACCAGCGGCGACGACGTCTGTGGCCCCAGCGGCCGCCTGCACGTCGCCGTCGCGGTCCAGGGCCTGGACCAGATCCTCAAGGCCATGGACGCCAGTCCCATCGGGCTCGATCGCTACCGCAAGGGCTAG
- a CDS encoding ABC transporter ATP-binding protein: MVAVATQSKTVDGASVAVRGVSHAFDLDGAALPVLDDIDLDIKPGEFVALLGPSGCGKSTLLRLVAGLETPGQGVIEADGVAVTRPDPSRILVFQDPTLYPWRTVRDNVALGLQARGLLARQGARIDEALQRVGLAQFGSAYPHQLSGGMAQRAALARALVNDPRILILDEPLGKLDSLTRLAMQSELVELWQRSGVTALLVTHDVEEALFLATRIVVLSDRPARIKDELINDLPYPRHRGDPRITDLRRRALSLLGLDATW, translated from the coding sequence ATGGTAGCGGTGGCGACGCAGTCGAAGACGGTCGACGGTGCGAGTGTGGCAGTGCGCGGCGTCAGCCATGCGTTCGATCTGGATGGCGCGGCGCTGCCGGTGCTGGATGATATCGACCTGGACATCAAGCCCGGCGAGTTCGTGGCCTTGCTGGGGCCCAGCGGTTGCGGCAAGAGCACGCTGTTGCGTCTGGTCGCCGGCCTGGAGACGCCCGGGCAAGGTGTCATCGAGGCGGATGGGGTGGCGGTGACGCGGCCCGATCCCAGCCGGATCCTGGTGTTTCAGGACCCCACGCTCTATCCCTGGCGCACGGTGCGCGACAACGTGGCCTTGGGCTTGCAGGCGCGCGGCTTGTTGGCGCGCCAGGGGGCGCGTATCGACGAAGCCTTGCAGCGCGTGGGCCTGGCGCAATTCGGCTCGGCGTATCCGCATCAGTTGTCGGGGGGGATGGCGCAGCGGGCGGCCCTGGCGCGCGCGCTGGTGAATGACCCGCGCATTCTTATCCTGGATGAGCCCCTGGGCAAGCTGGATTCGCTGACGCGCCTGGCGATGCAGTCGGAGCTGGTGGAGTTGTGGCAGCGGTCCGGGGTGACCGCCTTGCTGGTCACGCACGATGTCGAGGAGGCTTTGTTTTTGGCGACTCGTATCGTTGTGCTGAGCGACCGGCCGGCGCGCATCAAGGACGAGTTGATCAATGATTTGCCGTATCCGCGCCATCGCGGTGATCCCCGCATCACCGACCTAAGGCGGCGGGCCTTGTCCTTGCTGGGGCTGGATGCGACATGGTAG